GCTCAGCGGACTGGTGCTCATCAGACGAGGTCTTGACCATCATTCTGCACTGATACCGCAAGGCGCACCGCGCCTTGCATCCCGCTCCGCTGTTCTTCGCATCTCTTCTTTGTTCGCTGTTGTTTTTTTGAGCACCACCCCAACATCGGATACCCCCGTGCCGTGAGCGCCTCGGAACCACCCCACTCCATGCCGAACTGGGTCGTGAAACGTGGCAGCGCCTATGATACTTGGACCGCAGGGTCCTGGGAAAGTCGGTCAGTGCGGGGGTTTTTTCTATATGCGGGAGTAGCTCAGCTGGTAGAGCACTACCTTGCCAAGGTAGATGTCGCGAGTTCGAATCTCGTCTCCCGCTCCAATCACCCCCACCACATCAGGTGGGGGCTTTTTTTGTGCTATACTTTTCTTCTGCTGGGGGTGCCCCGGTTTCGACAGAGGAACGGAAAGCGCTGCTGCGTGCCGAGGTGCCGTTGGCCTCGTAAACAAACGGCAAAGCCATTAACTGGCGAAAATAACTACGCTCTCGCTGCTTAAGTGAGACAGTGACCACGGAGCCCGGCCTTTGGCGACGTGCGAACTGAGACAAAAGAAGGCTAGCCCAGGCGGTGTTCTTGAGCCGAAAGCGAAACTGAATTAAGAACTAAGGCCAAAAGCAGCCCGTTTGCTGGCAGCCTAGGCCCGACAATCCAAGAGCAAACTACGCACGTAGAGGCACGTTGGATGGACCTTTGGACGGCGGTTCGACTCCGCCCACCTCCACCACTTGACCACCCTACCAGGGTGGTTTTTTTGTTGCGCTATACTTACACCGCGCTGTTCGCAATGATTGGCTATGCCGGGATGGCGGAATCGGTAGACGCAGCAGACTTAAAATCTGCCACCCAAGCGGGTGTACGGGTTCAAGTCCCGTTCTCGGCACCAAGACGTAGGCCCCTTGATTGAGGGGCCTGCTTTGCTGTTGTGGCTACCTCTGCTGTGGCGCGTACAATTGCAGCTATGTCCAAACCAAGTTCCGATCTGCCCGCGCTGCGGGACTGGCAGCCTGCTCCGCCGGGATACAAACATGTGGTCAGTATTTCGCTGGGGGGCAGCAAGCGGAATGCACGTGAGGAAATAGAAGTTCTGGGTCAGCCCTTTGTGCTGGAGCGGCTAGGGACAGACGGCGATGCCCGTCAGGCGGCGGGACTTTTTGAAGCCTTGGACGGCCGGGTTGATGCTTTTGGCCTAGGTGGAGCCGATCTGTACGTGCTTGCGGATGGACAGCGCTATACCTTCAACAATGTGCGGAAGCTGGTGGCACATGCACGGCAAACCCCTGTACTGGACGGTTCTGGCCTGAAGAATACCCTGGAGCGACATGCAACAGCTCAGCTGGACGCTGAGCTGAACTGGCAGACCCAGCGGGTTCTGATGGTCAGCGCGGTGGACCGTTTCGGGATGGCCGAGGCGTTGGCTGTAGCGGGCGCAGATGTGGTGTACGGTGACCTGATTTTCGGACTCAATCTGGACTTTCCAATTCGCAGTTTGGATGCCCTGCGCCGCGCAGCCCGGCTGTTGTTACCTCCCTTGACCACTTTGCCGCAGGATTGGTTTTATCCGACGGGGGATAAGCAAAACGAGAGTGTGCAGGGGAAGGGGACCCGTTACTATGCCTGGGCCGATGTCATTGCTGGGGACACGCACTTTGCCAAGCGGTATGCGCCGCATGACTTGAGCGGCAAAACGGTCCTGACCCAGACCATTACCGAAGCGGACCGCGACTGGATGAAGGACCGTGGCGTGGCTCGACTGATTACCACGACCCCGCGCATAGGATCGCGCAACTTTGCGACCAACGTGCTGGAAGCGTTTTTCGTAACACTGAGCGGCAAACGCGAAGCCCTAACCCCAGAGGAATACCTACACTACATTGAGCAAGTAGGGTTTCGGCCAGAGATCAATCAACTGAACTGATCAGCTCGCTCATTTGTCTGGTCGCTCGCCGCAATTCCTCTGCGTCATAGGCAGCAAAGCCTAGCAGCAGACCTGGTGGGGCAGGCTCACGGCGGCTTCCCCAGGTGTACTCCTGCACAGCGCTGAGGTCTAGGCCCACCCGCTGTGCCAGGGGAAGCAGGGCACGCTCCTGAGGCCAGTGGGCAGTCAGATGAAGGCCCCGGCCCGTGGACAGCAACTGGCCGCCTAATGCTTGGACTTCGGCAGCCAGCAGGTCGTGCCGCGCCGCATAAATACGCCGGGTCCGTCCCAGGTGCCGAGCGAAGTGTCCCTCAGCCATAAAGCGGGCCAGAGTGGCGCTGTCTCGCCATGACGATCCCCGGTCTAGAGCCTGTTTGACTGCGCTGAAACTGCCGATCAGTTCGGGAGGCACCACCAAGAAGCCCAGGCGCAGTCCCGAAAAGAGAAAGGCGGAAAATGTACCCATATGAATGACCCGGCGGCTGGAGGCCTGCAAGGGGGTGAGCGGCGGTCCAGCGTAGCGGTACTCGGAGTCGTAATCGTCTTCCAGAATCCAGCTGCCCCGCGTCTCGGCCCATCGGACCAGTTCCAGACGCCGCGCCGGGCTAAGGGTAGCCCCTATAGGAAACTGGTGCGCTGGTGCCACACAGACCAAGCGGGCCTGCGCTTGTCGCCACAGTGTGTCCGTGTCCAGGCCGCCTTCGTCTACCCTGAGGCTGAGGGGGCGTATGCCTGCAGCCAGCAGTGCCGAGCGTGTACCAGGGTAGCCGGGATTTTCCAGGGCAGCGGCCTCGCCGTGGTCCAGCAGGGTTCGGGCGGCCAGATCCAGCGCTTGCTGTGTGCCAGTGGTGATGATGATCTGCTCCGGCGTGCAGGCCAAGCCCCGCTCACGCTGCAAGTAGGCGGTCACCTGTTCACGCAGCGGCGGCCAACCAGCCGCGCTGGCACCCAAGCCCGGCTGCCAGTCGGTCTGGGCTTCCAGCCGCGCCCAGGTGCGCCAGGGAAACAGCCGGGGATCGGCCCGTGAGTGGCGCAGGGGGCGGATCGGGCCAGCAGACCCTCTGGGCTGTTCCAGGCTGGCCAGCAGCCGCGCCCGCTGTGAGGCCTGCCCCAGCGGCTGCTGTGTGCCAGGCAACGCCCGCACGTAGGTTCCGGCTCCGACCCGGCCTTCCAAGTAGCCCTCGGCGCTGAGGGTTTCAAAGACCTCGGTCACTGTTCCACGCGACAACCCCAGCTCGGCAGCCAGTTGACGGGTGGGGGGGAGGCGTTCGCCTGCCGGGAGCTGACCCGTAGTGATCAAGGCACGTAACCCAGCAGCCAACTGCCGGGTGAGTGGGGTGTCCGAGGTACGGTCTAAATTCAGCTGGGTCAGGACGCGCCACATTGGTCTACTCTAATACGCCCCAATTGGAACTGTTGCTGGACCAATCGGCCCGGCATGATGGGTGCCATGACCAACCAGAGTGAAGGACAGGGCGTTCAGAAAGTACAGCGTGGATTTGCCGAGATGTTCAAAGGCGGCGTGATCATGGATGTGGTGACGGCAGACCAGGCCCGGATTGCCGAGGAAGCCGGTGCGACTGCTGTCATGGCGCTGGAACGTGTGCCAGCCGACATCCGTAAAGACGGCGGCGTGGCCCGCATGAGCGACCCTAAGATGATCAAGGAGATTATCGGTGCTGTCAGCATCCCCGTGATGGCTAAGGTGCGCATCGGACATCTGGTGGAGGCGCAGATTTTGCAGGCCATCGGCGTGGACTTTATCGACGAATCCGAAGTGCTGACCCCCGCCGACGACCAGTACCACATCGATAAGCACGCCTTCAAGGTGCCGTTCGTGTGCGGCGCCAAGAACCTCGGCGAAGCGCTGCGCCGTGTGGGCGAAGGTGCCGCCATGATCCGCACCAAGGGTGAAGCTGGCACCGGGAACATCATTGAAGCCGTGCGCCATGCCCGCACCGTACTGGGCGAGATCCGCCAGATTCAGGCCCGCCCGCTGGAGGAGCTGATGACGGTGGCCCGCGACCTGAGTGCTCCCTATGACCTGGTGCGCTATGTGCATGAGCACGGCAAGCTGCCAGTGGTGAACTTTGCAGCGGGTGGCGTGGCGACACCTGCTGACGCCGCTCTGATGATGCAACTGGGCCTGGACGGCGTGTTCGTAGGCAGCGGTATCTTCAAGAGCGACAACCCCGAGCGCCGTGCCAAGGCCATTGTGCAGGCCGTGACGCACTATCAGAACGCCGAACTGCTGGCTGAGATCAGCGAAGATCTGGGCGCCCCCATGACCGGCATCAACATTGACGAACTGCTCCCCGAAGAGCGCCTGGCCGCTCGCGGTTGGTAAGCCGCTTGACGCTGACTGGTACGCCCTCGGCTGATCTGCACCCTGGGACTGACGGGGCACCACAGATCGGTGTCCTGGCACTGCAGGGAGCCTTCCGTGAGCACGCACAGGCTCTGGGGCGGCTAGGGGCCGAGGTGCGCGAAGTTCGCTTGCCTGCCGACCTGGCAGATCTAAGCGGCGTGGTGATGCCTGGTGGCGAAAGTACCACCATGCGCCGCCTGCTGGCGGCCACGGGTCTAGGAGCAGCGCTGCATGACTTCCATGCGGCGGGTGGGGCACTGTGGGGAACCTGCGCCGGGGCCATTTTGCTGGCACGGCAGGTCACTGGGGACTCGAATGTGCCGGGTCTGCCTCCCACTTTGCGGCTGATGGACATCGCTGTGCAGCGCAACGCTTACGGACGCCAGGTAGATTCTTTTACCGCGCCGCTGGATGTGGTTGGGCTGGACGCGCCGTTCGAGGCCTTCTTTATCCGCGCCCCGGTGATGAGTGGAGTAGGTGGCACCACCGAGGTCTTGGCCGAGTATGACGGGCTGCCAGTGCTGGTGCGTCAGGGCCGCTTGATGGCCAGCACCTTTCACCCAGAGCTGAGTGGGGATGACCGCTTACATGGTCTTTTTCTGGAACTGATCGCGCAGAAGTAGGCTTAGACCTATAACCAAAGAAACAAGGCGGAGTGCTTTAACGGGCACTCCGCCTTGTTGATAGGGTAGGACTGTCAGCCAGCGGTGTGCATGGCCGCGTAGTCAGTCGGCTCAAAGCCCTGGCGCTGCAAGGCCTGAGCCACTGCTTGGCGCAGCTCGTCCAGTCGCTGACGCTTAAAGGCGCTGATGACCACTGTCTGGGCACCAGCCTGGGTCAGCCGCTCTTGTAGGCGGGCCAGTTCGGCGGGGCGGGCCTGATCGGCCTTGTTCAGCGCCACTACCGTGGGAATATCGCTCAGGTCCAGCTCGTCCAGAATGCGGGTCACGGCCTCAAAGTGCAGCTCGCTGGCGTCGCTGCTGGCATCCAGCACATGCACCAGCACATCCGAGTCACCGATTTCTTCTAGGGTGGCGCGGAAGGCCCGTGTCAGGTCCTGGGGCAAGTCACGGATAAAGCCCACCGTGTCGGTCAGCACGACCTGTCCTACAGCGTCCAGATAGCCCTGACGGCTGGTTGGGCGCAGCGTGGCAAACAGCTTGTTGGCGGCGAGCACGCGGCGGGGTTCCTCGGCGGCGTGGGTCAGAGCGTTCAACAGGGTGGATTTTCCGGCGTTGGTGTAACCCACGATGCCCACGACGGGCACCGAGTTACGCTCGCGGCTCTTGCGGCGTTCCTCGCGGCGCACGGCCACTTCACGCAGCTGGGCTTCCAGGAAAGCAATGCGGTCGTTGATACGCCGGCGGTCCAGCTCCAACTTGGTTTCACCGGGGCCGCGGGTGCCGATCGCACCGCTGGCCGCACTACCGCCCGATGCCCCGATACGCGACAGCTGCGCGCCTGCGCCCAGCAAACGGGGTTTCATATAACGCAGCTGTGCCAGCTCCACTTGCAAGCGGCTTTCCTGGCCCTGCGCGTGCTGCGCGAAAATATCCAGGATCAGCTGGCTGCGGTCAATGACCTTGAGGCCAGTAGAGGCCTCGATCTCGCGGGCCTGGGCTGCACCCAGCTCCTGCCCGAAAATTAGCAGGTCGGCGTCCAGGTGATAGGCACGGCTGGTCAGTTCTTCCAGCTTACCGGCACCGACTAGCGTTCCGGCCTTAAGGTGACGGCGGTACACCAGCTCGCGGTACACCACCTCGGCTCCGGCAGTGCGGGCCAGTTCGCCCAGCTCCTCCAGCCGCTCCTCGGCATCTACCTCACCGGTATCGATCTGCACCAAGATGGCCTGCTCACGGTCTTTACTGGCTTCGCGGGTGCGGCTGGCGCGGGCGATTTCCTCTTCCAGCGCCGAAACCTGGGCTGCCAGGTCAAATTCGTCGATGTCAAAGCTGGGGACCGGCGGTAGGATACGCCAGTCCTCTTCCTCCACGGTACTGCCGGGAGGGGTCAGGTGGGCGGTGTGGACCTGTCCTGGGCGCCCGTCCTGCACCTCAATGGCACTGACAGCGTCTAGGCGCTTCATGAACAGCGTAGAAAGGTCGCCCTTGCTCAGCTCACCGCCGCGTGGGTGGGTGTGCAGCAGGTGATAGCCCGACAGGCGGTTCTCACCCTGACGGGTATCGGGCAGCTCAGCGGCTTTGGCGTCGGCCACACTGACGCTCATGACGCGGCCCCGGCGGTCAATCAGCACGCTGACTTCGCGGCGCACGTCAGCGGACAGTTCGGCCAGATTGCGGGCCAGTTCAGGTGATCCGACGCGTCCCGGCTCAATCCGGCGGCGGTAGAGGTTCTCTAGCGATTTGAGCTGCGCTTTTTTC
The sequence above is a segment of the Deinococcus radiophilus genome. Coding sequences within it:
- the pdxR gene encoding MocR-like pyridoxine biosynthesis transcription factor PdxR codes for the protein MWRVLTQLNLDRTSDTPLTRQLAAGLRALITTGQLPAGERLPPTRQLAAELGLSRGTVTEVFETLSAEGYLEGRVGAGTYVRALPGTQQPLGQASQRARLLASLEQPRGSAGPIRPLRHSRADPRLFPWRTWARLEAQTDWQPGLGASAAGWPPLREQVTAYLQRERGLACTPEQIIITTGTQQALDLAARTLLDHGEAAALENPGYPGTRSALLAAGIRPLSLRVDEGGLDTDTLWRQAQARLVCVAPAHQFPIGATLSPARRLELVRWAETRGSWILEDDYDSEYRYAGPPLTPLQASSRRVIHMGTFSAFLFSGLRLGFLVVPPELIGSFSAVKQALDRGSSWRDSATLARFMAEGHFARHLGRTRRIYAARHDLLAAEVQALGGQLLSTGRGLHLTAHWPQERALLPLAQRVGLDLSAVQEYTWGSRREPAPPGLLLGFAAYDAEELRRATRQMSELISSVD
- the pdxS gene encoding pyridoxal 5'-phosphate synthase lyase subunit PdxS, which translates into the protein MTNQSEGQGVQKVQRGFAEMFKGGVIMDVVTADQARIAEEAGATAVMALERVPADIRKDGGVARMSDPKMIKEIIGAVSIPVMAKVRIGHLVEAQILQAIGVDFIDESEVLTPADDQYHIDKHAFKVPFVCGAKNLGEALRRVGEGAAMIRTKGEAGTGNIIEAVRHARTVLGEIRQIQARPLEELMTVARDLSAPYDLVRYVHEHGKLPVVNFAAGGVATPADAALMMQLGLDGVFVGSGIFKSDNPERRAKAIVQAVTHYQNAELLAEISEDLGAPMTGINIDELLPEERLAARGW
- a CDS encoding quinate 5-dehydrogenase, translated to MSKPSSDLPALRDWQPAPPGYKHVVSISLGGSKRNAREEIEVLGQPFVLERLGTDGDARQAAGLFEALDGRVDAFGLGGADLYVLADGQRYTFNNVRKLVAHARQTPVLDGSGLKNTLERHATAQLDAELNWQTQRVLMVSAVDRFGMAEALAVAGADVVYGDLIFGLNLDFPIRSLDALRRAARLLLPPLTTLPQDWFYPTGDKQNESVQGKGTRYYAWADVIAGDTHFAKRYAPHDLSGKTVLTQTITEADRDWMKDRGVARLITTTPRIGSRNFATNVLEAFFVTLSGKREALTPEEYLHYIEQVGFRPEINQLN
- the pdxT gene encoding pyridoxal 5'-phosphate synthase glutaminase subunit PdxT; amino-acid sequence: MTGTPSADLHPGTDGAPQIGVLALQGAFREHAQALGRLGAEVREVRLPADLADLSGVVMPGGESTTMRRLLAATGLGAALHDFHAAGGALWGTCAGAILLARQVTGDSNVPGLPPTLRLMDIAVQRNAYGRQVDSFTAPLDVVGLDAPFEAFFIRAPVMSGVGGTTEVLAEYDGLPVLVRQGRLMASTFHPELSGDDRLHGLFLELIAQK
- the hflX gene encoding GTPase HflX, coding for MRREVSVLIDRRGRVMSVSVADAKAAELPDTRQGENRLSGYHLLHTHPRGGELSKGDLSTLFMKRLDAVSAIEVQDGRPGQVHTAHLTPPGSTVEEEDWRILPPVPSFDIDEFDLAAQVSALEEEIARASRTREASKDREQAILVQIDTGEVDAEERLEELGELARTAGAEVVYRELVYRRHLKAGTLVGAGKLEELTSRAYHLDADLLIFGQELGAAQAREIEASTGLKVIDRSQLILDIFAQHAQGQESRLQVELAQLRYMKPRLLGAGAQLSRIGASGGSAASGAIGTRGPGETKLELDRRRINDRIAFLEAQLREVAVRREERRKSRERNSVPVVGIVGYTNAGKSTLLNALTHAAEEPRRVLAANKLFATLRPTSRQGYLDAVGQVVLTDTVGFIRDLPQDLTRAFRATLEEIGDSDVLVHVLDASSDASELHFEAVTRILDELDLSDIPTVVALNKADQARPAELARLQERLTQAGAQTVVISAFKRQRLDELRQAVAQALQRQGFEPTDYAAMHTAG